The following DNA comes from Candidatus Flexicrinis proximus.
GATCAAGTCCGCGGAAACATCGAACGGATGTCCGCGGTGTACGCCGCCGATCCCGCCCGTGCTGAACACCGAAATCCCGGCCCACGCGGCGACGATCATCGTCCCCGCCACCGTCGTCGCACCGTCTTCCCCCAGCCCGACCGCGATCGCCATGTCGCGCCGGCTCACCTTGCGGACAGTACCCGACGGCGCTTGCCCAAGCCGCTCGACCTCGTCAGCCGAAAGCCCGACCGTGATCCGGCCCTTCAGGACCGCAATCGTTGCCGGCTCCGCGCCGCCTTCGCGTACCGCGGCTTCCATCGCCAGCGCGGTCTCGACATTATGCGGATAGGGCAGGCCGTGGGTAATCAGCGTCGACTCGAGCGCCACCACCGGGCGCCCTTCTGCCAGCGCCCATTGAATGCGCGGTGCAATGACCAAATCTTGAGGCATACTATCCTCCTTGCGGTTATACCGGCATTATAATCACGACTTGGCTCCAAACACCCCGTAAAACTCCGCCGCCGGCGCGGCCTTCTCCGCCTCGTGCAGGTCGCCTGGCGCGATACCCGCTCGCTGCGCAGCGAATTTCGCCTGCCGCTCGTGATTTTCCGGCTGGCGACCGTCGGCTTGGGCCTGATCTACGGCGAACTGATGGTCCACGCCGGCCTCCAGCGCCTGCCCTGGTTCGAGCTGCCCCACATCATGTTCTCGTTCATGCTGCTGGCCTCGCCCATCGAGATCCCGACCCAGTGGTATCTGCTAATCTTCTGGTACGCCATGCCGCCCATTGCCCTGTTCATCGTCGGGCGCGGCGTGGCCGATTTCGCGCGTTTATTCTTCGACCGCAGCGGGCGGCGCACCGCCTGGCAGGAAGCGATTGTTTCAACTATGCGACATCATACGATTGTCTTGGGCGTCGGCCATGTCGGCCTAAAAGTGACACGCGCGCTTGTGGAGATGGGCTGCGAGGTCGTCGCCGTCGATCAGTCCTTCACGCCCCAGGAAGAAGCGGCACTGCGTGACATGGGCGTGCCCGTCATCGTTGGCGACGGCCGCAGCGCCGCCACCCTCCACAAAGCCGCCATCAGCGATGCCGACGCCCTGCTGG
Coding sequences within:
- a CDS encoding TrkA family potassium uptake protein, which translates into the protein MQVAWRDTRSLRSEFRLPLVIFRLATVGLGLIYGELMVHAGLQRLPWFELPHIMFSFMLLASPIEIPTQWYLLIFWYAMPPIALFIVGRGVADFARLFFDRSGRRTAWQEAIVSTMRHHTIVLGVGHVGLKVTRALVEMGCEVVAVDQSFTPQEEAALRDMGVPVIVGDGRSAATLHKAAISDADALLVCTSQDTLNLEMVMRARDLNPALRIVTRMGDTQFAEQMKNFLGVAAVLSSADIAAPLFAGAAVGVEVTQTLSIHNRQYAMFRLTVSPGSYYEGRTVGSIQDRYDVDVVLHAHDGAAAEVHPDNAITVLAGDTLVIFAQNDKMRELASLNRPNSRPSR